From Syntrophorhabdaceae bacterium, a single genomic window includes:
- a CDS encoding TRAP transporter large permease, with protein MAEVLVGCAGIVLLLVLFAIGVELAYAMGIIGLVGLVYLRSTNPAVSLLSKDFFDAFASYSFTVIPLFMLMGQIAFNSGMAEELYKTARKFIGHVPGGLALATVVGATLFKAITTSSLATSATFSSVAIPEMDKYGYGRKLSTGVVASVGTLGFLIPPAGSMIIMAMLTEQSIGRLFLAGAVPGMIIAVLFFLTVVGWCKINPGLGPRGPVFTWKDRMSSVPQVFWPLLIFVVIIGGLMAGFFTPTEAGSIGAIALIILTVLKRDLNFPAFTKSVRESLRMSAMILMLLSGSAVLGHFVEMAKIPALVAEWTVSLALPRSVIMILIIFIYLLGGSFIDDLAFMILATPIFFPVVLKLGFDPVWFAVIIGVSLMIGVIIPPVAIAVFVVAGITKESMGLVYKGCAPFLIALVLVLGLLFVFPGLATWLPSVLMKVS; from the coding sequence ATGGCTGAGGTATTGGTAGGTTGTGCAGGAATTGTCCTTCTCCTCGTTCTCTTTGCCATAGGCGTAGAATTGGCCTATGCCATGGGTATCATCGGTCTGGTGGGACTTGTCTATCTGCGTTCGACCAACCCCGCCGTAAGCCTCTTATCAAAGGACTTCTTTGATGCCTTTGCCTCGTACTCCTTTACGGTGATACCCCTGTTTATGCTTATGGGCCAGATAGCCTTTAACTCAGGCATGGCTGAAGAGCTGTACAAAACGGCCCGAAAATTTATCGGACATGTCCCGGGTGGCCTCGCCCTGGCGACTGTGGTGGGCGCAACCCTCTTTAAGGCGATTACCACATCGAGTCTCGCAACCTCAGCCACCTTCTCGTCGGTGGCGATCCCCGAGATGGACAAATATGGCTATGGCAGGAAGCTTTCAACCGGTGTTGTGGCAAGCGTGGGTACTCTCGGTTTCTTGATTCCGCCGGCCGGTTCAATGATCATTATGGCCATGTTGACCGAACAATCCATCGGCAGACTCTTCCTCGCCGGGGCTGTACCCGGTATGATAATAGCGGTCCTATTCTTCTTGACAGTCGTGGGCTGGTGTAAGATCAACCCGGGTCTTGGCCCGCGAGGACCTGTTTTCACATGGAAGGACCGGATGAGTTCGGTCCCGCAGGTGTTTTGGCCGCTACTGATCTTTGTCGTGATAATCGGAGGGTTGATGGCGGGATTCTTCACGCCCACTGAGGCGGGAAGCATTGGCGCCATAGCCCTGATTATCCTTACCGTATTGAAGCGCGATCTGAACTTCCCGGCCTTTACGAAATCGGTCAGGGAGTCGCTACGCATGTCCGCAATGATACTTATGCTGCTATCCGGCTCGGCCGTGCTTGGCCATTTCGTTGAGATGGCGAAGATTCCAGCCCTTGTTGCGGAGTGGACCGTTTCTTTGGCCCTACCGCGGAGCGTCATCATGATCCTCATCATCTTTATATATCTTTTGGGTGGATCCTTTATCGATGACCTGGCTTTTATGATTCTTGCGACTCCTATATTCTTTCCCGTAGTATTAAAACTTGGTTTCGACCCGGTATGGTTTGCAGTCATCATCGGAGTGTCGCTGATGATCGGTGTCATTATACCCCCTGTGGCAATTGCGGTATTTGTGGTGGCAGGTATCACCAAGGAATCGATGGGACTTGTATATAAGGGGTGCGCCCCGTTTCTTATTGCACTTGTTCTGGTTCTTGGGCTCCTGTTCGTCTTTCCGGGGCTTGCAACGTGGTTACCGTCCGTTCTCATGAAAGTATCATAG
- a CDS encoding NADH-ubiquinone oxidoreductase-F iron-sulfur binding region domain-containing protein: MNFEQVTKKAYFQYHFRADAPCVRVTVAAAPEVDVSEQVTLFKKWSEKDGRHRRVITGGSFGYYDLEPLVIIEKPGRSTILYPHVTANLAFELIPDCIEGDDPRPDLALCLLGGEEIRGIPTCQALPMFSLQKRVALRNCGRVDPENIDSYIAGCGGYAGLSGALDMSPFDVMEEVRRSRLRDRRDGQPTVEKWKIVRDAGKDEKYVICSAVDSDAQARTARLLLQSDPHTVLEGMLITANAVAASRCIVVVPSGDDDTLKKLRKALVQMRDYDLVGEDILGSGFSCDIEIREMAPSLLSGEESALLSWLAGGQPVPEPRNRPGMPPLLWGKPVIVNDAETLANVAAFLQRGAAWFAGIGTTASAGSKVIDLAGEMVHQYTVEVPFGTTLSDVVRQIGGVSAGEPIKAVQFGGPTGSFFSADDSGLTIDYGNLDVTGSTMGSGRISVIAHDACAVEMTEHVMSYLQTQSCGKCVFCREGTLQISEILEDVARGEGRPQDIDLLTELGEAMRAPSLCGLGRNASNPVLSSIRLFRHEYDAHIKQKKCTQGHD, translated from the coding sequence ATGAATTTTGAGCAAGTCACAAAGAAAGCCTACTTTCAGTACCATTTCCGCGCTGATGCACCGTGTGTCCGGGTAACCGTTGCCGCTGCCCCTGAGGTAGATGTTTCCGAACAGGTTACCCTCTTCAAGAAATGGTCCGAAAAGGACGGCCGACATAGAAGGGTCATCACTGGTGGATCATTCGGGTATTACGACCTTGAGCCGCTGGTGATAATCGAAAAGCCTGGCCGTTCCACTATTCTGTACCCTCATGTCACCGCAAACCTTGCGTTTGAGCTTATTCCGGATTGTATTGAGGGGGACGACCCGAGACCTGATCTCGCCTTATGCCTCTTGGGGGGCGAAGAGATTCGCGGTATCCCGACGTGCCAGGCCTTACCCATGTTCAGCCTTCAGAAACGTGTTGCCTTGCGAAATTGCGGCCGTGTTGACCCTGAGAATATCGACTCTTACATAGCTGGCTGCGGAGGCTACGCAGGCCTTTCGGGGGCGCTGGACATGAGCCCGTTCGACGTTATGGAGGAAGTAAGGCGATCCCGTCTGAGAGACAGGCGGGATGGGCAGCCGACGGTTGAGAAGTGGAAGATTGTTCGCGATGCCGGGAAAGACGAAAAATATGTCATCTGTAGCGCCGTCGACAGCGATGCTCAGGCACGGACAGCGAGACTTCTTCTGCAGTCAGACCCTCACACGGTTTTGGAGGGTATGTTGATTACCGCCAATGCTGTGGCGGCCTCGCGGTGTATCGTCGTAGTGCCTTCAGGAGATGATGACACACTGAAAAAGCTCAGAAAGGCACTCGTGCAAATGCGGGATTACGACCTCGTGGGCGAAGACATCCTTGGCTCCGGCTTCAGTTGCGACATAGAAATCAGGGAGATGGCGCCGTCGCTTTTGTCAGGTGAAGAAAGCGCTCTTTTAAGTTGGCTGGCAGGCGGCCAGCCTGTTCCAGAGCCGCGGAATCGCCCTGGTATGCCGCCGCTTCTCTGGGGTAAGCCAGTTATCGTCAACGACGCGGAAACCCTGGCAAATGTGGCTGCGTTCCTTCAGAGAGGTGCCGCGTGGTTCGCTGGCATAGGTACTACCGCAAGCGCGGGATCAAAGGTCATTGATCTGGCCGGCGAGATGGTCCATCAGTATACGGTGGAAGTGCCCTTCGGGACTACCCTGAGCGATGTCGTGCGTCAAATAGGGGGTGTATCGGCCGGCGAACCCATAAAGGCTGTCCAGTTTGGTGGCCCTACCGGTTCATTCTTCAGTGCCGATGATTCTGGCCTCACTATAGACTACGGTAACCTGGATGTCACCGGCTCGACCATGGGATCGGGAAGGATCAGCGTGATAGCGCATGACGCCTGCGCCGTGGAGATGACAGAACATGTAATGTCCTATTTGCAGACGCAGTCTTGCGGAAAGTGTGTTTTCTGCAGAGAGGGGACGCTTCAAATATCGGAGATCCTCGAGGATGTGGCCCGGGGCGAGGGCAGGCCCCAGGATATCGATCTTCTGACTGAGCTTGGTGAAGCCATGAGGGCACCTTCCCTGTGCGGCCTGGGTAGAAATGCGTCTAATCCGGTCTTGAGCAGTATAAGACTATTTCGTCATGAATATGATGCCCATATCAAGCAAAAGAAGTGCACGCAAGGCCATGATTAA
- a CDS encoding FAD-dependent oxidoreductase, with protein sequence MKTIRLIVDDKNIEAHQGKTVLESCLDAAIYIPHLCHHPDLSPIGACRLCVVEIEGMEGLQPSCTTAATEGMVVRTKSLEVDRMRRLAMELILAGHPPDCNTCVKYLNCELQSIKQYLVDDQLRVRRRSKLFPVLSTNPLFLSDPNKCILCGRCVRACRELRGVGVLHYRKKDKETYIGTAGDIPLVESGCRFCGACVEVCPTGAIMDKKEFAKDKSRKASIVPCRFSCPAEIDVPRYIRFIREKKYADALAVVKEKVPFPRVLGYVCNHPCEEACRRGELNDAISIRGLKRHAAEHQEGKLRERSSTRKPPTGNKVAIVGSGPAGLTAAYYLAVQGHSVEVFESLALPGGMLRYGIPGYRLPRDVIDDEIQAIENLGVKIQTSTRVDSVDSLLTDGFNAVLVSIGAHLGVKLTIPGADGEDILVGTDFLRAASQGKKIDVGKRVLVLGGGNVAFDCARVALRLGADEVSMACLESKADMPAGRDEIDQGTEEGIIIYPSRTCTRILRDNGKIKGLEFLEVESFGFDEDNNLEVTTVVDSRHMLQSDTIIFAIGQRPDVPATLGLNTTSNGLVEFDPYTLVAGREEVFVAGDAATGTGSVIQAIASGRKAAVAIDRFLGGRGNIDEKLAPVAEPDKYLGPEQGFAAMARCKEKHVPPEQRIHSFCSVAEGMGDEAATNEAKRCLQCDLRLMIKPVKFWTSY encoded by the coding sequence TTGAAGACGATCCGACTTATCGTTGATGACAAGAATATCGAGGCGCATCAAGGGAAGACTGTGCTCGAATCTTGCCTTGATGCGGCGATATACATCCCTCATTTGTGCCATCACCCGGATCTTTCGCCAATTGGCGCGTGCCGGCTTTGTGTTGTCGAAATAGAGGGTATGGAGGGCCTGCAACCGTCGTGTACCACTGCCGCCACCGAGGGTATGGTGGTCAGGACGAAAAGCCTCGAGGTCGATCGTATGCGGCGCCTCGCCATGGAACTCATACTCGCCGGCCATCCTCCGGACTGTAATACGTGCGTCAAATACCTTAATTGCGAACTCCAATCGATCAAGCAATACCTCGTGGACGATCAGCTCAGGGTGAGAAGACGGTCCAAACTCTTTCCGGTTCTATCCACGAACCCTCTCTTCCTTTCGGACCCAAACAAATGCATTCTTTGCGGACGCTGCGTGAGGGCTTGTCGAGAACTGCGCGGAGTAGGAGTTCTGCACTACCGGAAAAAAGACAAAGAGACATATATCGGGACCGCCGGGGATATCCCCCTTGTTGAATCCGGCTGCCGGTTCTGCGGGGCCTGCGTGGAAGTCTGTCCCACAGGTGCTATAATGGACAAAAAAGAGTTTGCCAAAGACAAAAGCCGAAAAGCCTCGATTGTCCCATGCCGGTTTTCCTGTCCCGCTGAGATCGATGTTCCAAGATACATCCGTTTTATCCGTGAAAAGAAATATGCCGATGCCTTAGCGGTCGTTAAGGAAAAAGTACCTTTCCCCCGGGTGCTCGGGTATGTATGTAATCATCCGTGCGAGGAGGCTTGCAGAAGAGGCGAACTGAACGATGCCATCTCGATACGTGGTCTCAAGCGTCATGCCGCCGAGCATCAGGAGGGCAAGCTGAGGGAAAGGTCTTCCACCAGGAAACCGCCCACGGGCAACAAGGTGGCCATTGTCGGCTCCGGTCCGGCCGGTCTCACGGCGGCGTACTATCTTGCAGTCCAGGGGCACTCTGTAGAGGTCTTTGAGTCTCTTGCTTTGCCCGGAGGAATGCTCCGCTACGGCATTCCAGGGTACCGCCTGCCCAGAGACGTGATCGACGATGAGATCCAGGCAATAGAGAACTTGGGCGTTAAAATCCAGACGAGTACCCGTGTGGACTCGGTTGATTCGCTTTTGACAGACGGTTTTAATGCTGTTCTCGTCTCGATCGGGGCTCACCTGGGTGTAAAACTGACGATCCCAGGGGCAGACGGAGAGGACATCCTGGTTGGTACGGATTTTCTCAGGGCGGCGAGCCAGGGAAAGAAAATAGACGTAGGGAAGAGGGTCTTGGTGTTGGGCGGAGGCAATGTCGCGTTTGATTGCGCGCGAGTTGCATTGAGGCTTGGCGCAGATGAGGTATCCATGGCTTGCCTTGAAAGCAAAGCGGATATGCCGGCCGGACGCGATGAGATTGATCAGGGAACGGAAGAGGGGATAATTATCTACCCATCGAGGACGTGTACCCGAATCCTTCGGGACAACGGAAAGATCAAAGGTCTCGAATTCTTGGAGGTCGAATCGTTCGGTTTTGACGAAGACAATAACCTGGAGGTCACTACCGTCGTTGATTCACGGCACATGTTGCAAAGCGATACTATCATTTTCGCCATCGGCCAGAGGCCAGACGTGCCTGCGACCCTTGGGCTCAATACCACGTCAAACGGACTCGTTGAGTTTGACCCCTATACCCTCGTCGCGGGCAGGGAGGAGGTATTTGTAGCTGGCGATGCAGCGACCGGCACCGGGTCAGTAATCCAGGCCATCGCTTCCGGCAGAAAAGCTGCTGTAGCCATTGACAGATTTCTTGGAGGCCGGGGAAATATTGACGAAAAGCTGGCGCCAGTTGCCGAGCCCGATAAATATCTTGGACCGGAGCAAGGGTTTGCCGCGATGGCGCGATGTAAAGAGAAACATGTGCCACCGGAACAAAGGATTCATAGTTTCTGCAGCGTGGCAGAAGGCATGGGTGATGAGGCTGCAACAAACGAAGCGAAACGATGTCTCCAATGTGATCTAAGGCTCATGATCAAGCCCGTGAAGTTTTGGACGAGTTATTAG
- a CDS encoding FAD-dependent oxidoreductase, with translation MIGNKEQTDVIVIGSGVTGMAAAVTAAEGGAKVIVFEKQQSLGGTSNFFSGLFAVETERQRINYITYSRDEAFKNIMEYSHWRANARLVRAVVNESAETVAWFMHYGVEFRPETINMPESPRTYHPVKGQGASIIKALATAGKERGVRFEPGVTVRRIVKEGGRIAGVVAEKNDEEIEFAARAVIIASGGYANNKEWIKKYCGFDLNVNMTPIGNVDKMGDGIRMAFEAGAAEEGLGVLETFSAGPFGPDYVLKGSLEMVGAQPDLWVDPRGERYCDESVSFYDTSMGNASARYKEGFTYRLSDDSILQILMEKGIEKQVGMDNPVGTRPVDFARELKAALERGSTDVFAADSIEELAEKMGVEKDVLKATVEEYNNFCARGHDELFAKDRKYLRPLKGPKFYAIRARCIFLGTLGGIKINHRAEVIDKKGNIIPGLYAGGFDAGGMWGDSYCIKVSSGLSAGFAANSGRIAGKNVLKYLGS, from the coding sequence ATGATAGGAAATAAGGAACAGACCGATGTGATAGTGATTGGTTCGGGCGTGACCGGGATGGCTGCTGCGGTCACCGCCGCAGAGGGAGGCGCGAAAGTCATCGTTTTTGAGAAGCAGCAGTCCCTGGGAGGGACTTCGAACTTCTTCTCCGGTCTATTTGCAGTGGAAACGGAGAGACAGCGGATAAATTACATAACGTACAGCCGGGACGAAGCTTTCAAGAATATCATGGAGTATAGCCACTGGCGAGCTAATGCACGGCTCGTCAGGGCCGTCGTGAACGAATCCGCCGAGACCGTCGCCTGGTTTATGCATTATGGGGTCGAGTTCAGACCGGAAACAATTAACATGCCCGAGTCGCCCCGTACCTACCACCCCGTGAAAGGGCAGGGTGCATCGATCATAAAGGCTCTTGCCACAGCGGGCAAAGAGAGAGGTGTGCGATTCGAACCGGGTGTGACAGTGCGAAGGATTGTCAAGGAGGGCGGCAGGATAGCCGGTGTCGTTGCTGAAAAGAACGATGAGGAGATTGAATTTGCTGCCAGGGCGGTGATCATCGCGAGCGGCGGCTACGCGAACAACAAAGAATGGATAAAAAAATACTGCGGTTTCGATCTGAACGTAAACATGACTCCAATCGGCAACGTTGATAAGATGGGTGATGGCATACGCATGGCCTTCGAGGCCGGCGCGGCCGAGGAGGGTCTCGGTGTACTGGAAACCTTTAGCGCGGGGCCATTCGGACCGGATTATGTTTTGAAAGGATCGCTTGAGATGGTCGGCGCTCAGCCTGACCTGTGGGTCGATCCGCGTGGAGAAAGGTACTGCGACGAAAGTGTCTCTTTCTACGACACCTCCATGGGCAACGCCAGCGCGCGCTACAAAGAAGGATTTACTTACAGGCTCTCGGACGACTCGATTCTGCAAATCCTCATGGAGAAGGGAATCGAGAAACAGGTCGGGATGGACAATCCTGTGGGAACACGGCCCGTCGATTTTGCCAGAGAGTTAAAGGCTGCTCTCGAAAGAGGCAGTACCGATGTGTTTGCCGCGGACTCGATCGAGGAGCTGGCCGAAAAGATGGGTGTTGAGAAAGATGTACTGAAGGCAACCGTTGAGGAGTACAATAACTTCTGTGCTCGCGGCCACGATGAACTCTTTGCCAAAGATCGAAAATACCTGCGTCCACTCAAAGGGCCGAAGTTCTACGCCATCAGAGCCCGATGTATATTTCTCGGAACCCTTGGCGGCATCAAGATTAATCACCGGGCGGAGGTAATCGATAAAAAGGGCAATATAATCCCAGGTCTCTATGCGGGAGGATTCGACGCAGGCGGAATGTGGGGAGACAGTTACTGCATTAAAGTCTCCTCAGGCCTTTCCGCGGGATTTGCAGCAAATTCAGGCCGCATAGCTGGCAAGAACGTGCTTAAATACCTGGGCAGTTAG